TTATGTCCGGTTCGGGGTCGGCATCCTCTTGACCGTCGTGATCGGCCACTTCCTGATCCGCTCCATGCGCACCTACCTGGCGAAGCGCGAGGCCGACGAGCAGAAGGCCGAGCCCGAGCGGGTCCGGGCCATCACATACGACGAGGCCCTGAAGAAGATTGGCGCCCGTACCTGTCCCGGCTGCGACCGCGGCCTGCCGACCGTGGAGGGCGCCCAGCTCGACTACTGCGTCCACTGCGGCCTGCGCCTCTTCAACCACTGCAACGCCTGCGAGACCCGCAAGTTCGTCTTCTTCCGCTACTGCATGGCCTGCGGCTCCCCCGCGACCGCCGAAGGCGAAGGCTGAACCGCCGCTGGCCTCCTCACCTGGTTTCGCCGGGAGATCCCCCACGGGGGAGCAATTGGCGCCTCTTTCCTGCCCCCAAGGGGTAGGCGCAGCGGCCCTTCCGCAGGCTAGGGCCGGGCTGGGCGTCGCTTCAGGGCGGCCTCGTCCTCGGCGATGGAGGCGCGCAGGGTGTCGGTCAGCCATTCATCCGGCCGGCCGTCCGGGCGAGGATCGGCGAGGTCGGCGATGCGCCAGCCTTCCCCCTCGGGGGTGAGGCGAAGGAGGAGGGTGACGGGCGGGTCTGAGGTGGTCAGCCGCACCCGGAGCCGGGCTGTCAGGCCCTGGCTCCACGGCCGGGTCTCCACCTTCAAGATCCTGTAGGCCGCCTCGTCCCAGTCCTGGCAGCTGCACAGCGAGATGGGCTCAACAGGGTCCAGCCCCGGGGTGGCGCCGATGCGCCCGTCCCTTAGGGTCTCTGCGCGCCGGTAGAGGGCGAGAAGACCCGCAGACAGGGCCGCTTCGTCCTGAGACAGGCGCGGGTCGGGTCGGGGCCCGTAGCGGGAATAGACCCCGGACAGGAAGTCGCCGGGGCTCATCGCCCGGGCTTCCGGCGCCAGGCCGGCGAGGACCAGGGCGGCCAGGAAGCCCGCCGCCCGCCTCATCCGGCAATGGGCGCGCAGGCGGCCTTTAGCCAGTCGCGGACCGGCCCGTCGAGGTGCGGGCCGATCTCGGCCAGGACCCGGGCGTGGTAGGCGTCCAGCTGGTCCCGCTCCGCGGCGGTGAGCAGGTCGGGCAGGATCAGGGTCCGGTCGATGGGCGCCAGGGTCAGGGCCTCGAAGCCCAGCATGGGACGCTCGCCGCCGGGGATGGTCCGGGGCGAGGTGACATACTGGAGGTTCTCGATCCGGATGCCGTAGGCGCCCTCCTTGTAGTAGCCCGGCTCGTTGGAGACGATCATCCCGGGCTGGAGGGCCACGGAATTGGGGGCCTTGGCGATCCGGTGCGGACCCTCGTGCACGCCCAGGAAAACGCCGACGCCGTGGCCGGTGCCGTGGTCGTAGTCGAGGCCGCGCGACCAGAGGGCGGCCCGGGCGAAGGCGTCCACCGCCGAGCCCGTCGTCCCCGCCGGGAACCTCAGGGCCGCCAGGGCCAGGTGGCCCTTGAGCACCAGGGTGAAGCGCTCGCACATCTCGCGGCTGGGCGTCCCGATGGCCATGGTCCGGGTCACGTCGGTGGTGCCGTCGGGATACTGGCCGCCGGAATCCACCAGCAGGAGGGAGCCCTGCGCCGTGCGCGTGTTGGTCTTCTCGGTGGGGTGGTAGTGCGGCAGGGCGGCGTTGCCCTGGGCGGCGGCGATGGTGTCGAAGGACAGGTCGGACAGGCCCTCGACCTCCTCGCGGAAGGCCTCCAGCCGACTGGCGACCTCGATCTCGTCGGGCAACAGGGCCTGGGCCTCGGTGGCCACCCAGTGCAGGAAGCGGGTCAGGGCGACGCCGTCGCGGACGTGGGCGCTGCGGGAGCCGGCGATCTCAACCGGGTTCTTGCAGGCCCGGGGCAGGGCGCAGGGATCCTCGCCCCGCAGGACCTGGGCGCCGGCGGCTTCCAGGGCGTCGAAGTAGAAGGCCGGGGACTGGGCCGGATCGACCAGCACGACCTTGCCCTTCAGTTCGGCCAGGGCGCCGGGCAGGTCCGCCGGAGTCTCCAGACGCACCCCGTTGCCCAGCCAGGCCGGCAGTTCCGGGGTCACCTTGACGGGGTCGAGGAAGAGGCGCGCCGAGCCGTCGCGGTTCAGGATGGCCTGGGCGAGCGGCAGGGGCGTGCGGCTGACGTCGCCGCCCCGCACGTTGAACAACCAGGCGATGGAGGCCGGGGCGGTCAGGACCGCAGCCTCCGCCCCCTTCGCCACCAGGCCCTCGCCCAGCCGGGCGCGCTTTGCGACGGAGTCCTCGCCGGCGAAGTCGAGGGCGTGGGGGCGCACCGGCGCCGTGGGCTGGGGCGGTCGGTCGGCGCCCCAGGCGACGTCCAGCGGGTTGGGATCGACGGGCTTCAGGATCGCCCCCGATCGGATGGCGGCGTTCCGCAGGTGTCCCAGGGCGTCAGGGCTGTGCAGGCGCGGATCGTAGCCGATCACCTGGCCGGGGCGGGTGTTGGCCTCGACCCAGGCCGGGACCCCGCCGACCACCAGGTCGCAGATCTCGAACAGGGACGTATCCACCTGGGCCCGGACCTGGATGGTGTAGCGGCCGTCCACGAAAACTGCGGCCCGGTCGGCCATGACGATGGCGGCCCCGGCCGAGCCGGTGAAGCCGGTGGCCCAGGCCAGCCGGTCGTTGGCGGCGGGCAGGTACTCGTTCTGGTGCTCGTCCTCGTGCGGGACCAGCAGGCCGTCGAGCCCCTGGGCGGCCATGGCGGCGCGGATGCGGGGCAGGTGGAGGGACCCGTAGGACGGATCGGCGGATTCTTTGAAGCTCTGGCGCATGAGCGCTATCTAGGCCCGACGGGCGGGGCGCGCAAAGGCCCTGCAGACAGGAGAGTCATGTCGCGCGAGGACCGCAGGGCCCAGGTCCAGGCCTGGAAGGAGGGGCGCAAGTCCCGGGCGGGGATCTTCCGTGTGGCCTGCGCGCCGGCGGGGAAGGCCTGGCTGGGCGTGAGCCGGAACCTCGACGCCCAGCAGAACAGCATCTGGTTCAGCCTCCGGCACGGCGGCTCGCCCAACCGCGAGATGCAGGCGGCCTGGAAGGCCCATGGCGAGGACGCCTTCGCCTTCGACGAGGTCGAGGAGATCGATGTCGAGGAACTCAGCGCCTACCTGGTGAACCAGCGCCTGCAGGAGCGGCTCAAGCA
The sequence above is a segment of the Phenylobacterium parvum genome. Coding sequences within it:
- a CDS encoding aminopeptidase P family protein, which codes for MRQSFKESADPSYGSLHLPRIRAAMAAQGLDGLLVPHEDEHQNEYLPAANDRLAWATGFTGSAGAAIVMADRAAVFVDGRYTIQVRAQVDTSLFEICDLVVGGVPAWVEANTRPGQVIGYDPRLHSPDALGHLRNAAIRSGAILKPVDPNPLDVAWGADRPPQPTAPVRPHALDFAGEDSVAKRARLGEGLVAKGAEAAVLTAPASIAWLFNVRGGDVSRTPLPLAQAILNRDGSARLFLDPVKVTPELPAWLGNGVRLETPADLPGALAELKGKVVLVDPAQSPAFYFDALEAAGAQVLRGEDPCALPRACKNPVEIAGSRSAHVRDGVALTRFLHWVATEAQALLPDEIEVASRLEAFREEVEGLSDLSFDTIAAAQGNAALPHYHPTEKTNTRTAQGSLLLVDSGGQYPDGTTDVTRTMAIGTPSREMCERFTLVLKGHLALAALRFPAGTTGSAVDAFARAALWSRGLDYDHGTGHGVGVFLGVHEGPHRIAKAPNSVALQPGMIVSNEPGYYKEGAYGIRIENLQYVTSPRTIPGGERPMLGFEALTLAPIDRTLILPDLLTAAERDQLDAYHARVLAEIGPHLDGPVRDWLKAACAPIAG
- a CDS encoding GIY-YIG nuclease family protein → MSREDRRAQVQAWKEGRKSRAGIFRVACAPAGKAWLGVSRNLDAQQNSIWFSLRHGGSPNREMQAAWKAHGEDAFAFDEVEEIDVEELSAYLVNQRLQERLKHWCAELGAGRVVA